One Pseudomonas sp. HOU2 genomic window carries:
- the pqqD gene encoding pyrroloquinoline quinone biosynthesis peptide chaperone PqqD — translation MSFDRSKIPTWRPGYRFQYEPAQKGHVLLYPEGMIKLNDSAALIGGLIDGERDVAAIIAKLDEQFPGVPELGDDIEQFMEVARAQHWIELA, via the coding sequence ATGAGTTTTGATCGCAGCAAGATCCCGACCTGGCGCCCCGGCTACCGTTTTCAGTATGAGCCGGCGCAAAAAGGTCACGTGCTGCTCTACCCCGAGGGCATGATCAAGCTCAACGACAGCGCTGCGCTGATCGGCGGTTTGATCGACGGTGAACGCGATGTCGCGGCGATCATCGCCAAACTCGACGAGCAGTTCCCCGGCGTGCCCGAGCTCGGTGACGACATCGAGCAATTCATGGAGGTTGCCCGTGCGCAGCACTGGATCGAACTTGCCTGA